ATAAAAAGGTTAAGGAGAATAAACAGTATGAAAAATCTGACACGGATTACTTTTGATGCTAATGTCATGGGGGGTAAACCCTGTATTCGTGGATTGCGTGTCACTGTGGGAACTATTGTTGGACTGGTTGCTGCAGGATACTCCACCACCGACATTCTAAAAGCATACCCCTATTTAGAAGATGAAGATATTCGTGAAGCCCTTGCCTATGCAGCCTGGCGAGCTGAAGAAATAGAATTGCCGTTGGTGTCCGCATGAGACTACTGATTGATATGAACCTTTCTCCTGACTGGGTTGAAGTATTTGAGAAAGAAGGGTGGCAAACGCTTCATTGGTCGACAGTGGGAGAGCGTGGCGCTACGGATTATGTGATTATGAAGTGGGCATGCGAAAATGGTTATGTTGTATTTACCCATGATCTTGATTTTGGAGCGATATTAGCAACCACTCGGGCACAAGGACCAAGTGTTATTCAGGTTCGTACGCAAGATGTGATGCCTCGGAATTTAAGGTATGGGTTGGTGCAGATATTCCGGCAATACGAATCGGTGCTTGAAAGGGGAGCATTACTCACTATAAACGAAAACAAATCCAGAGTGCATATTTTGCCTTTTCAGTAAGGTAATTACACCTAAGAACTC
This genomic interval from bacterium contains the following:
- a CDS encoding DUF433 domain-containing protein produces the protein MKNLTRITFDANVMGGKPCIRGLRVTVGTIVGLVAAGYSTTDILKAYPYLEDEDIREALAYAAWRAEEIELPLVSA
- a CDS encoding DUF5615 family PIN-like protein — encoded protein: MNLSPDWVEVFEKEGWQTLHWSTVGERGATDYVIMKWACENGYVVFTHDLDFGAILATTRAQGPSVIQVRTQDVMPRNLRYGLVQIFRQYESVLERGALLTINENKSRVHILPFQ